In the genome of Mixta calida, the window ACCTCAAAATCATTTTATGCGCTTGACGCATATGCGTGATGCGCATATTATTCATTCCATCAGCAGGACGCTGAGGCAGTACGAAACGGACTTATCGCTCTTTAACATTGATGGGGTTTGTCTCCGCAGAAATGCGGGGAACTGAAGTTTAACCAAACAGGAGGTGCCAAATGGTGCACTAACGCGGTTAGACCGCAGCAGCCGAAAGGCGGCAATCGCAGGGTAATAACCTGCGCCCGAATCTCACGTCGTGAGCCAGCTTCGCATCTGGTTAGGGTTAATGAATAGAAGTCGCGCCGGGGAAGCATCAGGAAAGCCAATCCTGAACTGGTTATGGGCGGCCACAGGGCGGCATACGACTCAAGGGCATGAGCGAGGCCACTGCGAGAGTGTGGCGCAAAGAGAAGTTGGCTTTGGGATTGGATGAATGCGCAACCTTGCGACTCAGGGCTCCTCCTAACCACATTGGCAATATGGATGTGGACGGCGATGACGGGAGCGAAACGTGGCGAACACACTGTAGTCGGCCTAATAGCCGAAAGTCGGTGCACCGGCCATCCAATCACCTAAGCCAATTACCGGAGGTACACCATGACAGTAATCATCACAATTCAGGCTTCCGATAACGCCAGGAATCGTCGTAGAGCGCGTCGTGCTGAGATGCAAGCGCAACGTCAGGCAGATGAGAATCTGGCTCGTAAAATCGCTGTAGCCGCTTCTGGGTGCAGCACAAAGGTAGTGAAAGCAACCACCCTGCCGAGTATTCGCGATCGGAATGAAGGCGGTGCTGTATGTCTGCCAGCTGTGGCGATTTATAACGCCGGGCATCGTCAAACAGGAATAATCACTGCCAGATGAAATAAGGCCCGCATGTGCGGGGCCTTTAAATTGGTGCGGGCGTAGTGCTACTCCCTTTTTGGGTTAAGTGTTGGAGCTTACTAAGAATTTACTAATATCGTGGCGGTAGCTTGCTTACCCGCAGCGCACACCCGCAACCTACCATCAATACCGGACTAAATCCTGAACATGTTATTAGCATAAGCGCTCCTTTTATAATCAATAAAATCATTGGCCATAAAGTTACGAGATCAGATGCTAACGCCATGATGCTAAGTACATTCATTCGTAAGCGTTTACCCAACACATAGAGTTTGTTAGCTGAATGCCTATGAAAATAATATTCAATTTTGAAAAAAATAGCGAGCTGCCAAATGGCGGCTTTTTTTATGTCCATACCAAAGCGCCATTACTCAATGACGCTCCGTTATGAAACCAATCAACGAAGGAAATTACCCATGCAAATCGCTATTGCTGGGGCGGCATGTGGTCGCCCTTTCCACGCTATTAACTCTATCCAGTTTCACCCGGCAAACATTCTGACCAGCGCCAGCTTCACACCGCCACCGCGTAAAAGCCTGCTTCAGCGCCTGGTTGAGTTTCTGAACAGGAGTGTTAACCCATGAATATCAGACTGAATTTCAAAGACCGGCAGGAGATTGAAAAAATCATCGCTGGCTTCGATGAGAGCGACAACGAGCGCATCTATGCCGAAGTTGAGGCGATGGACCGGCAGTTTAAATCAAACCCCGTGACGCCCGTTCTGCGCGCCCTGTGCGACAACATCAACGCATTCGACCTGGCTGCCGACAGTATCGACTTTCAGGAGCGTTTGAATAACGCGCTGTGGGACAGCCTGACGGATTACGTGAAGCACGAACACGCGCTGCAAATCTTCATGGGGCGGCGCAGTTTTAACGAGGTGGCGTAATGGAGCCCGGCGTCTACTTCGATATCAGTAATGAGGATTATCACCGCGGCGCCGGAATCAGCAAATCGCAGCTGGATGATATAGCTATCAGCCCAGCCATCTACCAGTGGAAAAAGCACGCCCCGGTCGATGCAGAGAAAACTGCTGCGCTGGATTTAGGCACTGCTCTGCACTGTCTTTTGCTGGAGCCGGATGAATTCAGCAAGCGCTTTGAGATAGCGCCGGAAGTTAACCGAAGGACGACAGCAGGAAAGGAGAAGGAAAAGGAGTTCATAGAACGGTGTGAAGCGAAAGGAATCACGCCAATCACCCACGAAGACAGCAGGAAGCTGTACCTGATGCGTGACAGTGCAATGGCTCACCCGATAGCCAGATGGATGCTTGAGGCGCAAGGAAGGGCTGAGGCCAGCATCTACTGGAACGACAGTGAAACAGGAGTTTTATGCCGCTGCCGGCCAGACAAAATGATTACTGAGTTCAACTGGTGCGTGGACGTAAAAAGCACTGCTGACATCATCAAATTCCAGAAAGACTTTTATTCATACCGCTATCACGTACAGGACGCGTTCTACTCAGATGGATATGAGTCG includes:
- a CDS encoding transcriptional antitermination N peptide, yielding MTVIITIQASDNARNRRRARRAEMQAQRQADENLARKIAVAASGCSTKVVKATTLPSIRDRNEGGAVCLPAVAIYNAGHRQTGIITAR